One Azoarcus sp. DN11 DNA segment encodes these proteins:
- a CDS encoding type 4a pilus biogenesis protein PilO: MKLGKLQSIDFERLLQDFKGLDPNDPGAWPLAPRIAVFVALLAAVLALAWWFDWRDQVSLLDQRVAEEAQLREDWRNKKAQAVNLDAYKLQLEEIDRQFGALLKQLPNRAEMDSLLSDINQAGVGRGLQFDLFKPGVDVVKDFYAEMPIDVRIVGAYNDLGAFAEDVARMPRIVTLDNVAIEAQKDGMLKLEAKAITYRYLDEEELAQKRAQEKAAKTKGGK, encoded by the coding sequence ATGAAGCTCGGCAAACTCCAGAGTATCGACTTCGAGCGCCTTTTGCAGGATTTCAAGGGGCTCGATCCCAACGATCCGGGCGCCTGGCCCCTCGCGCCGCGCATCGCGGTGTTCGTCGCCCTGCTCGCCGCCGTACTTGCCCTGGCCTGGTGGTTCGACTGGCGCGATCAGGTCTCGCTGCTCGATCAGCGCGTGGCCGAAGAAGCGCAGTTGCGCGAGGACTGGCGGAACAAGAAGGCGCAGGCGGTGAACCTCGATGCGTACAAGCTGCAGCTGGAAGAGATCGACCGCCAGTTCGGGGCACTGCTGAAACAGTTGCCCAACCGGGCTGAAATGGACTCGCTGCTCTCCGACATCAACCAGGCGGGCGTCGGCCGTGGCCTGCAGTTCGACCTGTTCAAGCCCGGCGTCGATGTGGTCAAGGATTTCTACGCGGAGATGCCGATCGATGTACGCATCGTCGGTGCCTACAACGACCTCGGCGCATTTGCGGAGGACGTCGCACGCATGCCGCGTATCGTCACGCTCGACAATGTTGCGATCGAGGCGCAGAAGGACGGCATGCTCAAGCTCGAGGCCAAGGCCATCACCTATCGTTATCTCGACGAAGAGGAACTGGCGCAGAAGCGAGCGCAGGAAAAGGCTGCGAAGACAAAGGGAGGCAAGTGA
- a CDS encoding PilN domain-containing protein, protein MIRINLLPHRELKRRERRQQFYVVSGAMVVAGLLIGVLVHTVIAGYVEHQERRNDFLKSEIAKLDTQIAEIKRLREQIDALLARKQVIESLQTTRMQAVNIMNEFARRVPDGVYLRSIKQTGPKIALLGYSQSNSRVSALMRSLDESPWLANPALVEVKAASVNKRRVSDFSLNISIEAPKAEGDQGARK, encoded by the coding sequence ATGATTCGAATCAACCTGCTGCCCCATCGCGAACTCAAGCGCCGCGAACGGCGCCAGCAGTTCTATGTCGTGTCCGGCGCAATGGTTGTTGCCGGCCTGCTCATCGGCGTGCTCGTGCATACCGTCATTGCCGGCTACGTCGAACACCAGGAGCGTCGCAACGACTTCCTCAAGAGTGAGATTGCCAAGCTCGATACGCAGATCGCCGAGATCAAGCGCCTGCGTGAGCAGATCGACGCCCTGCTTGCGCGCAAGCAGGTGATCGAGTCCCTGCAGACGACGCGCATGCAGGCGGTGAACATCATGAACGAGTTCGCCCGGCGCGTTCCCGACGGGGTGTATCTGCGCTCCATCAAGCAGACGGGGCCGAAGATCGCGCTGCTCGGCTACTCGCAGTCCAATTCGCGCGTGTCGGCGCTGATGCGCAGCCTCGACGAATCGCCCTGGCTCGCGAATCCCGCCCTCGTCGAGGTCAAGGCCGCGTCCGTCAACAAGCGCCGGGTCAGCGACTTCTCGCTGAATATCAGCATCGAGGCGCCCAAGGCCGAAGGCGATCAAGGGGCCAGGAAATGA
- a CDS encoding shikimate kinase, whose protein sequence is MGAGKTTVGREYARRHNMRFVDCDHEIEARTGVKVSTIFEIEGEDGFRRRETQLIDELTQESDLVLATGGGAVLSAANRALMGERGIVVYLNVPTPVLWERTRHDRSRPLLQVPNPRERIEKLYRERDPLYRAVADVIVDGGRGNPGGMVRVIEKAIENFKK, encoded by the coding sequence ATGGGCGCCGGGAAGACCACGGTGGGGCGTGAGTATGCCCGGCGCCATAACATGCGTTTTGTCGATTGCGACCATGAGATCGAAGCTCGCACGGGCGTCAAGGTTTCGACAATCTTCGAAATCGAGGGCGAGGACGGGTTCCGGCGGCGTGAAACGCAGCTCATCGACGAACTGACCCAGGAGTCCGACCTCGTGCTGGCCACTGGCGGCGGAGCGGTGCTCAGTGCGGCAAACCGTGCGCTCATGGGTGAACGGGGTATCGTTGTGTACCTGAACGTGCCGACGCCGGTTCTGTGGGAGCGCACCCGGCACGACCGCAGTCGCCCGTTGCTGCAGGTCCCCAATCCGCGCGAGCGCATCGAGAAACTCTATCGCGAACGCGATCCCCTTTATCGGGCCGTCGCGGATGTCATCGTCGATGGCGGTCGCGGCAATCCGGGCGGGATGGTGCGCGTGATCGAAAAGGCCATCGAGAACTTCAAGAAGTAA
- a CDS encoding lipoprotein, with translation MRSIPTAAALCCALALSGCGIKGPLYLPQVPPASAKATPPAAVDHSKAPTAPADSR, from the coding sequence ATGCGATCCATTCCGACCGCTGCCGCGTTGTGCTGCGCCCTGGCCCTGAGCGGCTGCGGGATCAAGGGGCCGCTCTACCTGCCCCAGGTTCCGCCCGCATCGGCCAAGGCGACCCCACCCGCCGCCGTCGATCATAGCAAAGCCCCCACTGCTCCCGCCGACTCCCGATGA
- a CDS encoding pilus assembly protein PilM yields the protein MIDISLFRPRARQLVGLDISSSSVKMVELAEGEKGAYRIERYAIESLPRDAVVDGNIANLEGVSDAVMRAVRRMGGGIKQVAVALPASAVITKKMILPGGLRDQEMELQVESEASQYIPFALDEVNLDFQIVGPSPGSPEEVEVLIAASRKEKVEDRVAVVESAGLKAVVMDVESFAAEAAFELVSRQLPGGGADKIVAVIDVGANVMNVSVLRNGQQLYAREQAFGGMQLTQEIARQYGMSVEDAEAAKRTGGLPEDYERDLMRPFMDSLALEVSRALQFFFTSTQYNQVDHIVLAGGCSVMPGLSDVVAGRTQVPAIVANPFAGMSLSSRVRPKNLLADAPSLMVACGLALRRFDS from the coding sequence GTGATCGACATCTCCCTCTTTCGCCCTAGGGCGCGCCAGCTGGTTGGGCTCGATATCTCATCTTCATCGGTGAAGATGGTCGAGCTCGCGGAGGGCGAAAAGGGTGCGTACCGCATCGAGCGCTACGCCATTGAATCCCTGCCTCGCGACGCCGTCGTCGACGGCAACATCGCCAACCTCGAAGGCGTGAGCGATGCGGTGATGCGTGCCGTACGCCGCATGGGCGGGGGCATCAAGCAGGTCGCCGTGGCGCTTCCCGCGTCCGCGGTCATCACCAAGAAGATGATTCTTCCGGGCGGCCTGCGCGATCAGGAAATGGAGCTTCAGGTCGAGTCGGAGGCGAGCCAGTACATTCCTTTTGCCCTTGACGAAGTCAATCTCGACTTCCAGATCGTCGGTCCGTCGCCGGGCAGCCCGGAGGAGGTCGAGGTCCTGATCGCCGCTTCCCGCAAGGAAAAGGTCGAGGACCGCGTGGCGGTGGTCGAGTCCGCCGGCCTCAAGGCGGTCGTGATGGACGTGGAATCGTTCGCCGCCGAGGCGGCATTCGAACTCGTCTCCAGGCAGTTGCCGGGCGGCGGCGCGGACAAGATCGTTGCGGTGATCGACGTCGGCGCCAACGTCATGAACGTCAGCGTCCTGCGCAACGGCCAGCAGCTCTATGCGCGCGAGCAGGCCTTCGGCGGGATGCAGCTCACGCAGGAAATCGCGCGGCAGTACGGCATGAGCGTCGAGGACGCCGAAGCCGCAAAGCGCACCGGTGGCCTGCCCGAGGATTACGAGCGCGACCTGATGCGGCCGTTCATGGACAGCCTCGCGCTCGAGGTATCGCGGGCGCTGCAGTTCTTCTTCACTTCCACCCAGTACAACCAGGTCGACCACATCGTCCTTGCGGGCGGGTGCTCGGTGATGCCCGGTCTGTCGGATGTCGTCGCGGGCCGCACCCAGGTCCCGGCCATCGTCGCGAATCCCTTCGCCGGGATGTCGCTGTCGTCGCGTGTGCGACCCAAGAACCTGCTGGCCGATGCCCCGTCGCTGATGGTGGCCTGCGGTCTGGCGCTCCGGAGATTCGATTCATGA
- a CDS encoding pilus assembly protein PilP has product MKRLLILASALLLAACSSDQEDIQGWMAEQEKGMTGTIKPLPEMKPLPVVKYEAEGASDPFVPGRIEPETKTSRRGGPDLDRRREPLETYPLESLQLVGVIKQKGKVHALVKADQNLHQVRVGNYMGQNFGLVTAITESEVTLKELVEDMNGDWVERISTLLLQDQQEARK; this is encoded by the coding sequence ATGAAACGCCTTCTGATACTTGCAAGCGCGCTCCTCCTGGCGGCCTGCTCCAGCGACCAGGAGGACATCCAGGGGTGGATGGCCGAGCAGGAAAAAGGCATGACCGGAACGATCAAGCCCTTGCCCGAAATGAAGCCCCTCCCGGTCGTGAAGTATGAAGCCGAAGGCGCCTCCGACCCCTTCGTGCCGGGCCGCATCGAGCCCGAAACCAAGACATCCCGCCGCGGCGGCCCCGACCTCGACCGTCGGCGCGAGCCCCTCGAAACCTATCCGCTCGAATCCCTGCAACTCGTCGGCGTGATCAAGCAGAAAGGGAAGGTGCACGCGCTGGTGAAGGCCGACCAGAACCTCCATCAGGTCAGGGTCGGCAACTACATGGGCCAGAATTTCGGACTGGTGACCGCGATCACGGAATCCGAAGTCACCCTCAAGGAACTGGTCGAGGACATGAACGGCGATTGGGTCGAGCGCATCAGCACATTGCTGCTGCAGGACCAGCAGGAGGCACGGAAATGA
- the cyaY gene encoding iron donor protein CyaY → MEESAFNALAEAELARIEAALEACGAELDIETMPGGVLEIEFENGSKMVINRHSAAREIWVAAKSGGFHCRHDAGRWVATRSGTELYELLSQLVSQQSGSPVEVTAG, encoded by the coding sequence ATGGAAGAATCGGCGTTCAACGCGCTGGCCGAGGCCGAGCTCGCGCGGATCGAAGCTGCGCTCGAAGCCTGCGGGGCCGAGCTGGACATCGAGACCATGCCCGGCGGCGTGCTGGAAATCGAATTCGAGAACGGCAGCAAGATGGTCATCAACCGCCATTCCGCCGCCCGCGAGATCTGGGTCGCCGCCAAATCGGGCGGCTTCCACTGCCGCCACGACGCCGGACGCTGGGTCGCGACCCGCAGTGGCACCGAACTCTACGAGCTACTCTCGCAGCTCGTCAGCCAGCAGTCCGGCAGCCCTGTCGAGGTGACTGCCGGCTGA
- a CDS encoding penicillin-binding protein 1A: MRWVFYPLAALVALVILGMATVAAISAFAWPNLPSLDVLTDYRPKIPLRVYTSDGYLLGEFGEERRVVATMSEVPEILKQAILAAEDERFYEHPGIDVIGIARAAVANVVSGGRGQGASTITMQVARNFFLTREKTFNRKLYEILLALKIERSLSKDQIFELYINQIYLGQRAYGFSAAARAYFDKPLKDLTVAEAAMLAGLPKAPSAYNPIANPRRATLRQQYVLRRMVEAGFIDEKTFEAARAEPLALANGRSASSPLRGDYVAEMARQLAVEQFGEQAYDTGIRIITTVTRDDQQAAYKAVRQGVMDYDRRHGYRGPEGFVDLGSANKGDDEHFDELLSDVTDYDDLLAALVLDASPKSVTVYRHGETLKITGTGLSFAAPMLNERAPQARRVRRGAIVRIRDLGDKGWEIAQLPDVEAALVAIDSNTGAVRALIGGFDFNRSKFNHVTQALRQPGSSFKPFIYSAALERGYSPSSVEDDAPLFFPAGITGSKDWEPKNYDGKYEGPMTLRDGLARSKNMISIRVLRAITPTYAQDYITRFGFDAAQHPPYLTMALGAGTATPWQMATGYAVFANGGYRVEPYVVKEMIDGQGHVVAKVDPPVAGDSAPRVIDPRNAWLMSSMMQDVVRRGTATRALVLKRGDLAGKTGTTNDYVDAWFAGYNPDLVAVSWLGHDQPRNLGRGETGGTAALPMWVNFMRTALKGSPEKFPPRPDGLLAVNTGSGREEFIYKENLPTEPIVVPAGIENLPPPSEAPDDAPAPTQARASAAPAPVVERVPTPIRRP, from the coding sequence ATGCGCTGGGTTTTCTACCCTCTCGCGGCACTCGTCGCCCTCGTCATCCTCGGCATGGCGACCGTTGCAGCGATCTCTGCATTCGCATGGCCGAACCTGCCATCACTGGACGTATTGACGGACTACCGCCCCAAGATTCCGCTCCGAGTATACACGTCAGATGGATATCTACTTGGGGAATTCGGCGAGGAGCGTCGCGTCGTCGCAACAATGAGTGAAGTGCCTGAGATCCTCAAGCAGGCCATCCTTGCGGCGGAAGACGAGCGCTTCTACGAACACCCCGGAATCGATGTGATCGGCATAGCCCGCGCGGCGGTCGCGAACGTCGTGTCGGGCGGACGCGGCCAGGGGGCGTCGACGATCACGATGCAGGTCGCCCGCAACTTCTTCCTCACGCGGGAGAAGACCTTCAACCGGAAGCTCTACGAGATCCTGCTGGCCTTGAAGATCGAACGCAGCCTGAGCAAGGATCAGATCTTCGAGCTGTACATCAACCAGATTTACCTCGGCCAGCGCGCCTACGGCTTCTCGGCAGCGGCGCGCGCCTACTTCGACAAGCCGCTGAAGGACCTCACCGTGGCCGAAGCGGCGATGCTTGCCGGACTGCCGAAGGCCCCGTCGGCCTACAACCCGATTGCAAACCCGCGCCGGGCGACGCTGCGCCAGCAGTACGTGCTGCGTCGCATGGTGGAGGCCGGCTTCATCGACGAGAAGACCTTCGAGGCCGCCCGAGCGGAACCGCTGGCGCTCGCAAACGGCCGTTCGGCGTCGAGCCCGCTGCGCGGCGACTATGTTGCAGAAATGGCGCGACAGCTTGCCGTCGAGCAGTTCGGCGAGCAGGCGTACGATACCGGCATCCGCATCATCACGACGGTGACGCGTGACGACCAGCAGGCAGCCTACAAGGCCGTCCGCCAGGGCGTGATGGATTACGACCGACGCCATGGCTACCGCGGCCCCGAAGGTTTCGTGGACCTGGGCAGCGCGAACAAGGGCGACGACGAGCACTTCGACGAACTGCTGTCCGACGTGACCGACTACGACGACCTGCTGGCGGCGCTGGTGCTCGATGCGTCGCCGAAATCGGTCACCGTCTATCGCCACGGCGAGACGCTGAAGATCACCGGTACGGGACTGAGCTTTGCCGCCCCGATGCTCAACGAGCGCGCGCCGCAGGCGCGGCGGGTGCGGCGCGGGGCGATCGTGCGCATCCGCGATCTCGGCGACAAGGGCTGGGAGATCGCGCAACTGCCGGATGTCGAGGCGGCGCTGGTCGCGATCGATTCGAACACCGGCGCGGTCCGGGCGCTGATCGGCGGCTTCGACTTCAACCGCAGCAAGTTCAACCACGTGACCCAGGCGCTGCGCCAGCCGGGTTCGAGCTTCAAGCCCTTCATCTATTCCGCGGCGCTGGAGCGCGGCTACTCGCCGAGCAGCGTCGAGGACGACGCCCCGCTGTTCTTCCCCGCGGGGATCACCGGCAGCAAGGATTGGGAGCCGAAGAACTACGACGGCAAGTACGAAGGCCCGATGACACTGCGGGACGGGCTCGCGCGGTCGAAGAACATGATCTCGATCCGCGTGCTGCGCGCGATCACGCCGACCTACGCGCAGGACTACATCACGCGCTTCGGCTTCGACGCGGCCCAGCATCCGCCCTATCTGACGATGGCACTGGGTGCCGGAACGGCGACGCCGTGGCAGATGGCGACCGGCTATGCGGTTTTCGCCAACGGCGGCTACCGGGTCGAGCCCTATGTCGTGAAGGAGATGATCGATGGCCAAGGGCATGTGGTCGCGAAAGTCGACCCGCCGGTGGCGGGCGACAGTGCGCCGCGCGTGATCGATCCGCGCAATGCGTGGCTGATGAGCTCGATGATGCAGGACGTGGTCCGGCGCGGCACGGCGACGCGGGCGTTGGTGCTCAAGCGCGGCGACCTCGCCGGCAAGACGGGGACGACCAACGATTACGTGGATGCGTGGTTCGCCGGCTACAACCCGGACCTGGTCGCGGTGAGCTGGCTCGGGCACGATCAGCCGCGCAACCTGGGGCGCGGGGAGACCGGCGGCACGGCAGCCCTGCCGATGTGGGTGAACTTCATGCGCACAGCCCTGAAGGGCTCGCCGGAGAAATTCCCGCCGCGCCCGGACGGGCTGCTGGCCGTGAATACCGGCTCGGGGCGCGAGGAATTCATCTACAAGGAAAACCTGCCGACCGAACCCATCGTGGTTCCCGCCGGCATCGAGAACCTGCCGCCGCCGTCCGAGGCGCCTGACGACGCGCCGGCGCCGACCCAGGCCCGGGCCAGTGCGGCGCCGGCGCCGGTCGTCGAGCGCGTGCCGACGCCGATCCGGCGGCCGTAA
- the lysA gene encoding diaminopimelate decarboxylase has protein sequence MTSRFPIPTLTEGSNGLQLEQVALATIAAQYGTPVYVYSRRALTDAFAAYREALAGRHGFVCYAVKANSNLGVLSVFAQLGAGFDIVSGGELARVLAAGGDAGKVVFSGVGKSRDEMRQALSAGIRCFNVESEAEIDRLNEVAGELGKVAPIAFRVNPDVDPKTHPYISTGLKNNKFGVAIDAAADLYRRAASLPHLRVSGVACHIGSQLLDPAPIAEAAGKLLALVDRLAADGIELDHIDLGGGLGIRYRDEQPPTVAEYLAPLLKLFEGRKEELSFEPGRSLVGNAGLLLTRIEYLKPGEEKNFAIVDAAMNDLARPALYDAYHEAVAVLPRPLAAVKTYEVVGPICESGDFLAHDRELAVEAGDLVALLSAGAYGMAMSSNYNTRPRAAEVMVDGERTCLIRRRETVESLYALESPLS, from the coding sequence ATGACTTCCCGATTCCCGATTCCGACCCTGACCGAGGGCAGCAACGGTCTTCAGCTTGAACAGGTCGCGCTGGCCACGATCGCTGCGCAATACGGTACGCCTGTCTATGTCTATTCGCGGCGCGCCCTGACCGACGCCTTCGCGGCCTACCGCGAGGCGCTGGCCGGCCGGCACGGTTTCGTCTGCTATGCCGTGAAGGCCAATTCGAATCTCGGCGTGCTGTCGGTGTTCGCGCAGCTGGGCGCGGGTTTCGACATCGTCTCGGGCGGCGAACTCGCGCGGGTGCTGGCGGCCGGCGGCGACGCGGGCAAGGTGGTGTTCTCGGGCGTGGGCAAGAGCCGCGACGAGATGCGTCAGGCGCTGAGCGCGGGGATCCGCTGCTTCAATGTCGAATCGGAAGCCGAGATCGATCGCCTCAACGAGGTCGCGGGAGAGCTCGGCAAGGTCGCCCCGATCGCGTTCCGCGTCAATCCGGATGTCGACCCCAAGACCCATCCCTACATCTCGACGGGACTCAAGAACAACAAGTTCGGCGTCGCGATCGATGCGGCGGCGGACCTGTATCGCCGTGCGGCGAGCCTGCCGCATCTGCGCGTGAGCGGGGTGGCGTGCCATATCGGCTCGCAGCTGCTCGACCCCGCGCCGATCGCGGAAGCCGCCGGCAAGCTGCTCGCGCTCGTCGACCGCCTTGCCGCCGACGGCATCGAGCTCGATCACATCGACCTGGGCGGCGGCCTCGGGATCCGCTATCGCGACGAGCAGCCGCCGACGGTTGCGGAATACCTCGCGCCGCTGCTGAAGCTGTTCGAGGGCCGCAAGGAGGAGTTGAGCTTCGAGCCGGGCCGCTCGCTGGTCGGGAATGCGGGCCTGCTGCTCACGCGCATCGAGTACCTGAAGCCGGGCGAGGAGAAGAATTTCGCGATCGTCGATGCGGCGATGAACGATCTCGCGCGCCCGGCGCTGTACGACGCCTACCATGAGGCGGTCGCGGTGCTGCCGCGCCCGCTTGCCGCGGTGAAGACTTACGAGGTCGTTGGGCCGATCTGCGAGAGCGGCGACTTTCTCGCGCACGACCGCGAACTGGCGGTCGAGGCGGGCGATCTGGTCGCGCTGCTGTCGGCCGGCGCCTACGGCATGGCGATGAGCTCGAATTACAACACGCGACCGCGCGCGGCCGAGGTGATGGTGGATGGCGAGCGCACCTGCCTGATCCGTCGGCGCGAGACGGTCGAGTCGCTCTACGCGCTCGAATCGCCGTTGAGCTGA